The sequence TCGCCCGCCATCGCGGCGCCGCCGCCGCCGAGCACGAGCGCGACGGCGACCGCCGCGCACGCCAGTGTCTTCCTCATCGCGTATCCCTCCCCAGAGATGACGCCCGGCGCGGCCCCCATCAGGTCGGGCACGCGGCGACCACTGCGGCGCCGCCGCGCGGCACGATACTCCTGCGCACCCGGCGGCGAAAGGGGCCCGCGGCGGATTTCCTCCGGTCGGCCATGGCGCAACCGCACCGTGCGGGTCCATGATGTGCACATGACCGGGGAGGGACACCCCGTCATCCGCACGCCAGATCAGCGGATCCGGGTGTTCGTGAGCTCGACACTGCGCGAGCTCGCAGAAGAACGGCAGGCCGTGCGCCGCGCCGTCGAGCGACTGCGCCTGGCGCCCGTGATGTTCGAGCTGGGGGCGCGGCCCCACCCTCCGCGTGACCTGTACCGCTCGTACCTGGCGCAGAGCGACGTGTTCGTCGGCATCTACGGGGCCAGCTACGGCTGGGTCGCGCCCGACGAGGAGGTATCGGGTCTCGAGGACGAGTACAACCTCGCACCCCGCGCGATGCCGAAGCTCATCTACGTCAAGGAGACGGTCGCGCGGGACGAGCGCCTCTCCGAGCTGATCGCACGCATCCAGGCCGATGACACCGCCGCGTACCTGCACTTCACGACGCCCGACGAGCTCGAGGACCGGGTCGCGGGGGATCTCGCCACGCTGCTCGCCGAGCGCTTCGATCAGTCCACTGCCCGCGGCGACGCCCCGGAACGCGCAGAGCCGGGGCCCGGGGCGCGCATCCCGGCTCCGTACACGGCGACGATCGGCCGCGAGGGCGAGCTCGCGGAGCTCCGCGCGCTGCTGGCCGGCGGGCAGCACCGGGTGGTGAGCCTCATCGGCCCGGGCGGCATCGGCAAGAGCAGGCTGGCGATCGAGGCGGCGCACGCGAACGCGGATCTGTTCCCCGACGGGACGTTCTTCGTGCCGCTGGAGGGCGTCCTCGAAGCGGGGCTCCTGCTGCCCACGATCGCCTACGTGCTGGGCGTCCGCGACACCGGCGCCGGCGGCACCCTCGAGGACCGCCTGGCCCAGTCCCTGGGCGACCGCCGCGTCCTCATCGTGCTCGACAACTTCGAACAGCTGGTCGAGGAGGCGCCGCTGCTGGTGCGCCTCTACTCCCTCGCACCGCGCGCGTGCTTCCTGGTCACGAGCCGAGCCGTCCTGCGCATCCGCGGCGAGCGCGTGTTCGAAGTGGAGGCGCTCGAGACGCCCGCGCCGGGGTCCGCCGCGACGCTCGCGCAGGCCGAGGGATCCGCGGCGTGCCTGCTCTTCGCCGAACGCGCGGCCGCCGCCCAGCCGGGCTTCAAGCTGAACGCGGCGAACGCGGGGGCGGTCGTCGAGATCTGCCGGCGCCTGGACGGCCTGCCCCTCGCGATCGAGCTGGCGGCGGCGAGGATCCGGCTGCTGTCGCCACAGGACGTGGCGGCCCGACTCGAGCGTTCGCTCGCGTTCCTGTCCACACCGGTGCGGGATCTGCCCGAACGGCACCGGACGATGCGGGCCACGATCGACTGGAGCGTCGGGCTGCTGTCCGACGTGCAACGCAGCATGCTCGAGGATCTCGGGGTGTTCGCGGCCCGGTTCACCCTCGAGGCCGTGGAGTCGGTCGGCGCGACGCGACCGTGGGGCGACGAGGCGATCGAGACCCTCGCCGGGCTGATCGACGCCTCGCTCGTGCAGCGCGTCGACGCGGACGGGCGGTCGGTGTTCTCGCTTCTGTCGATCGTGCGCGAGCACGCCCTCGGAGTCCTCGAGCGCCGGGGCGACGCGGATGCGATGAAGCGGGCGCACGCCGACCACTACCTCGCGCTGGTCCACGCGACGGCGCCCCGTCTGCGCGGCGCCGGGCAGGTCGACGCGGTGATCGAGCTCGGCCTCGAGGTGCCGAATCTCCGCGCGGCCGCCAGGCACCTCGTGCAGACGGGCCGCCTGGACGACGCCGGCGACTTCGCGTGGACGCTGGTGGTCTACTGGTGGATCTCGGGCTACTTCGCAGAGGTCCGCCTCTGGATGCTGGAACTCCTCGCCGCGCAGCGGCCGGTCTCCGATCGCACCCGGGCCGTGGCGCTGTTCTTCACCCTGTGGGCCGAGATGTGGCAGCGTCCGAGCGCCCAGGTCGTGTCGGGGCTCGGCGAGGCGATGCGGCTGTTCGCGCGGGACGGCGACGAGCACGCCGCCGCGATGGCGCTCGCCGCTCAGGCGTCGACGAGGCTGCAGTTTCCCGATCTCGACCCTGCGACGGCGCGGGCCGAGCTCGAGGACGCGGTGGCGAGGCTCCGCGCTCTGGGCGACCGCTGGGCGGAGTCGCTCGCCGAGGTGGCGCTCGGCCAGCTGGCGGTGGTGTGCAGCGACATCCCCGGGGCGAGCGCGCACTTCGACCGTGCGGTCGAGATCGCCGAGTCCGCGCAGGACGCGTTCACCCGCGTGGTCGCGGGGAACAATCGCGCACGCCTCCGCTTCCTGCTGGGCGATCGCGACGCGTCCGAGCCGGAGTTCCTCCTCACACTGCGGCTCTCGACGCAGCTGCACTTCGTCGACGGCGCGACCTACGGGATCGAGGGCGCGTGCGCCTTGGCTGCGGCACGCGGGGACGCCTGGAAGGCCGGCGCCCTGGCGGCCGCCGCGGCGACGCTGCGAGAGACGACCGGCGTGTACGACATCGCAGGCCTCGCCATCCATCTCGAGCCGCTCGCCGCGCTGCGCAGATCCGATCCGGCCGCTGTCGCCGCGGGTGAGCGCGCCGGCCGCGAGCTGAGCCTCGCCGAGGCGATCGAACTGGCGATGCCGGATGCCGATGCCGACCTGCGCCGGGCGGTCGCGGCCTGGTGACGGCCCTCGTCGGAGCAGGCGGTATCAGCGTCGCCGGGCGAACGCTCTGTGACGGAGAGGGCGTGCCGGGTGCATCGCGCCGGGCAGCGCTCCCCCGGAGCTCCTGCCGAGCCTGCGGGGCGGATTGACGAGGGATCGGGATGGATCGCGTTCCGGACGTGCCGCGCGGCACCGTCGAGATCGACGGCGCCGGGATCGACGCGCGGATCGACATCCCGCCGGCCGGAACGGTCGACGCCGGGGGCATCGCACTGCTGGCGGACGCGGTCATCGAGTCCGAGCGGGGCGGAGTGGCCGCGATCCGGGTCCGTGGCGCCGAAGGCGGGCACGTCGCCGTGATCGTGAGCCGCGAGCGCGGCGCGGAGCTCGTCCGCCTGAGTGGAGACGGCACGGACCGCATCGCCCATGTTCGACTCGCCGCCGGCGAGCGCGTCCACGTGTCGGTGGTCGTGAGCGGATCGTGGGCCGGGATCGAATGGCTCGCGCGCCAGGTCTCACGGGGCGGCATGGGCGCCGGCGGCGCGGAGGCGAGCGCGGACGACGGGATGCCGGAGACCGCACCGCCGCCTCCCCCGCCCGCGGCGG comes from Microbacterium cremeum and encodes:
- a CDS encoding DUF4062 domain-containing protein codes for the protein MTGEGHPVIRTPDQRIRVFVSSTLRELAEERQAVRRAVERLRLAPVMFELGARPHPPRDLYRSYLAQSDVFVGIYGASYGWVAPDEEVSGLEDEYNLAPRAMPKLIYVKETVARDERLSELIARIQADDTAAYLHFTTPDELEDRVAGDLATLLAERFDQSTARGDAPERAEPGPGARIPAPYTATIGREGELAELRALLAGGQHRVVSLIGPGGIGKSRLAIEAAHANADLFPDGTFFVPLEGVLEAGLLLPTIAYVLGVRDTGAGGTLEDRLAQSLGDRRVLIVLDNFEQLVEEAPLLVRLYSLAPRACFLVTSRAVLRIRGERVFEVEALETPAPGSAATLAQAEGSAACLLFAERAAAAQPGFKLNAANAGAVVEICRRLDGLPLAIELAAARIRLLSPQDVAARLERSLAFLSTPVRDLPERHRTMRATIDWSVGLLSDVQRSMLEDLGVFAARFTLEAVESVGATRPWGDEAIETLAGLIDASLVQRVDADGRSVFSLLSIVREHALGVLERRGDADAMKRAHADHYLALVHATAPRLRGAGQVDAVIELGLEVPNLRAAARHLVQTGRLDDAGDFAWTLVVYWWISGYFAEVRLWMLELLAAQRPVSDRTRAVALFFTLWAEMWQRPSAQVVSGLGEAMRLFARDGDEHAAAMALAAQASTRLQFPDLDPATARAELEDAVARLRALGDRWAESLAEVALGQLAVVCSDIPGASAHFDRAVEIAESAQDAFTRVVAGNNRARLRFLLGDRDASEPEFLLTLRLSTQLHFVDGATYGIEGACALAAARGDAWKAGALAAAAATLRETTGVYDIAGLAIHLEPLAALRRSDPAAVAAGERAGRELSLAEAIELAMPDADADLRRAVAAW